Proteins found in one uncultured Fusobacterium sp. genomic segment:
- a CDS encoding ATP-binding protein → MVKVCQYCGEEYYEVKNIPLYIPETIREIMRFQPRCSCLKIIEEEKKKKIEYEKKRELIRKKVKKYRDISLIDAKFLKSRFENDRYGENYLKFSKRYAKRILDEETFNKGIIFVGKSGTGKTFASSCIANYLMENGKSVLVINFGLYLNKIKREWAEAENDILNSVKLCDLLIIDNFGSERNTEFAIEKAFLLIDTRYRSEKPMIITSNLNLFQLEEKFTAKIRSRIEEMCYLIKVNSKDKRKDANSMFFKYIA, encoded by the coding sequence ATGGTAAAAGTATGTCAATATTGTGGTGAAGAGTATTATGAGGTAAAGAATATTCCTCTATATATTCCAGAAACTATAAGGGAGATAATGAGATTTCAACCAAGATGCAGTTGCCTAAAAATTATAGAGGAAGAGAAAAAAAAGAAGATAGAGTATGAGAAAAAGAGAGAACTTATTAGAAAAAAGGTAAAAAAATATAGAGATATATCATTGATAGATGCAAAATTTTTAAAAAGTCGTTTTGAAAATGATAGATATGGAGAAAATTATCTAAAATTTTCAAAACGTTATGCTAAGAGAATTTTAGATGAAGAGACATTTAATAAAGGAATAATTTTTGTTGGTAAATCGGGAACTGGTAAAACTTTTGCTAGTTCCTGTATAGCTAACTATCTTATGGAAAATGGAAAAAGTGTATTAGTTATAAATTTTGGACTCTATTTAAACAAAATTAAAAGAGAGTGGGCAGAGGCTGAAAATGATATTTTAAATTCTGTAAAATTATGTGATTTATTAATAATAGATAATTTTGGCAGTGAAAGAAATACTGAATTTGCCATTGAGAAAGCTTTTTTATTAATAGATACTAGATATAGAAGTGAAAAGCCTATGATTATAACGAGTAATCTTAATCTATTTCAATTAGAGGAAAAATTTACAGCAAAAATAAGAAGTAGAATAGAGGAGATGTGTTATCTTATTAAGGTAAATTCAAAGGATAAAAGAAAAGATGCAAATAGTATGTTTTTTAAATATATAGCATAA
- a CDS encoding transposase, with product MILAKKVRIYPTKEQEQKLWQSVGTARFVYNYTLAKQEENYKNGGKFINDGTIRKELTQLKKSELTWLNQVSNNVAKQAVKDACNAYKSFFKGLTSKPKFKNKKKNKPSFYNDPIKLKIKEKKVLLEKVGWVKINEQIPIKIKYNNPRVTYDNKYWYLSVGVEVNKKEEELTDISLGIDLGLKDLAICSDGKIFKNINKTKKVKKLEKKLKQKQRQISRKYEINKIKKEGGVRCQFIKTNNIEKLENTTKLIHRKLSNIRNNYIHQVTTSIVKTKPYRIVIEDLNVSGMMKNKHLSDSVRKQCFNKFRQYITYKTELNGIELIVADRFYPSSKTCSICGSIKHDLKLKDRIYKCQHCGAIIDRDYNASLNLSMYKLA from the coding sequence ATGATACTTGCGAAAAAAGTTAGAATTTATCCAACTAAAGAGCAAGAACAAAAATTATGGCAATCTGTAGGAACTGCAAGATTTGTCTATAACTATACTCTTGCAAAGCAGGAAGAAAATTATAAAAATGGTGGAAAATTTATTAACGATGGAACTATCAGAAAAGAATTAACTCAATTAAAAAAGTCTGAACTAACTTGGCTAAACCAAGTATCAAATAATGTTGCTAAACAAGCTGTAAAAGATGCTTGCAATGCCTATAAAAGTTTTTTTAAAGGCTTAACTAGCAAGCCAAAATTTAAGAACAAAAAGAAAAATAAGCCTAGTTTTTATAATGACCCTATAAAATTAAAAATTAAAGAGAAAAAAGTTTTACTTGAAAAAGTAGGGTGGGTAAAAATAAATGAACAAATACCTATTAAAATTAAATATAATAATCCTAGAGTTACTTATGATAATAAGTATTGGTATCTCTCTGTAGGGGTAGAAGTTAATAAAAAAGAAGAAGAATTAACAGATATCTCATTAGGTATAGATTTAGGATTAAAGGACTTAGCTATTTGTTCAGATGGAAAAATTTTTAAAAATATTAATAAAACTAAAAAAGTTAAAAAATTAGAAAAAAAATTAAAGCAGAAACAAAGACAAATTAGTAGAAAATATGAAATAAATAAAATTAAAAAAGAAGGGGGTGTACGTTGTCAATTTATCAAAACTAATAATATAGAAAAATTAGAAAATACAACAAAACTAATACATAGAAAATTAAGCAATATAAGAAATAACTATATTCATCAGGTTACAACAAGTATAGTGAAAACCAAACCATACAGAATTGTAATAGAAGATTTGAATGTTTCTGGAATGATGAAAAATAAACATTTGTCTGATTCAGTAAGAAAACAATGTTTTAATAAATTTAGACAATATATAACCTATAAAACAGAATTAAATGGAATTGAATTAATAGTAGCAGATAGATTTTATCCATCATCAAAAACTTGTAGTATTTGTGGTTCTATCAAACATGATTTGAAATTGAAAGATAGAATTTACAAGTGTCAACATTGTGGAGCGATAATTGATAGAGATTATAATGCTTCATTAAATTTATCTATGTATAAATTAGCATAG
- the udk gene encoding uridine kinase, translating into MKNCILIGVAGGSGSGKTTVANNLVKAFQSEVATLLEQDAYYRELTNMTIEEKAKVNFDHPDSIEFELLKKHIEVLKNGEAIERPIYDFTTHSRKEGTVKINPSKIIVVEGILIFAVPEIRELFDVKIFVDTDTDEMILRRIERDMNERGRSFESVKNQYLTTVKPMYLEFCEPSKRYADIIIPRGGENKIAIDMLVSNLKRYIEEK; encoded by the coding sequence ATGAAAAATTGCATTTTAATTGGAGTAGCAGGAGGTAGTGGTAGTGGAAAAACAACTGTTGCTAATAATTTAGTTAAAGCTTTTCAATCTGAAGTTGCCACTCTACTTGAACAAGATGCCTATTATAGAGAACTAACTAATATGACTATAGAAGAAAAGGCAAAGGTAAATTTTGATCACCCTGATTCAATAGAGTTTGAATTATTAAAAAAACATATAGAAGTTTTAAAAAATGGTGAAGCTATTGAAAGACCTATTTATGATTTTACTACTCATTCAAGAAAAGAGGGAACTGTAAAAATCAACCCATCAAAAATAATTGTAGTTGAAGGAATACTGATATTTGCTGTTCCTGAAATCAGAGAACTTTTTGATGTTAAAATATTTGTTGATACAGATACTGACGAGATGATTTTAAGAAGAATAGAAAGAGATATGAATGAGAGAGGTAGAAGTTTTGAGTCTGTAAAAAACCAATACCTTACTACTGTAAAACCTATGTACTTAGAATTCTGTGAACCAAGCAAACGTTATGCAGATATTATCATTCCTAGAGGTGGAGAAAATAAGATTGCTATTGATATGCTAGTTAGTAACTTAAAAAGATATATAGAAGAAAAATAA
- a CDS encoding aminopeptidase, which translates to MDQRIIKLAKNLINHSCRLKEGEKVLIEAYGDTTRDLTKALVKEAYSVGALPFVTIKDNSVLRTILNDCSVEQLQHMAKYELERMKDMDAYIGIRGGDNSTELSDVADEKMKLYSQYFMNPVHMAERVNNTKWVILRYPNNSMAQLANTSLEAFEDFYFDVCCLDYSKMEKAMDSLCDLLSKTDKVRIKGVGTDLTFSIKGIPNVKCFGLRNIPDGEVYTAPVRESINGIISYNTPSNYQGFTFENITFEFKDGKIVKATANNTEKINQILDSDEGARYIGEFAIGVNPYVLKPMKDTLFDEKIAGSIHLTPGQAYKQANNGNKSSVHWDLVLIQREEWGGGEIWFDDKLVRKDGIFVLDELKGLNPENLK; encoded by the coding sequence ATGGATCAAAGAATTATAAAATTAGCAAAGAACTTAATTAATCATTCTTGTAGATTAAAAGAAGGAGAAAAAGTTTTAATAGAGGCTTATGGGGATACTACTAGAGATTTAACAAAAGCTCTTGTAAAAGAAGCATATTCTGTAGGAGCTCTTCCATTTGTTACTATAAAAGATAACTCTGTTTTAAGAACAATTTTAAATGATTGCTCTGTTGAACAATTACAACATATGGCAAAATATGAACTTGAAAGAATGAAAGATATGGATGCATATATTGGTATCAGAGGAGGAGATAACTCAACTGAACTTTCTGATGTAGCTGATGAAAAGATGAAGCTATACTCTCAATACTTTATGAATCCAGTACATATGGCTGAAAGAGTAAATAACACTAAATGGGTTATTTTAAGATACCCTAACAACTCTATGGCTCAACTTGCTAATACATCACTTGAAGCTTTTGAAGACTTCTATTTCGATGTTTGTTGTTTAGATTACTCAAAAATGGAAAAAGCTATGGATTCACTATGTGATCTTTTAAGCAAAACTGATAAAGTAAGAATCAAAGGTGTTGGAACTGATTTAACTTTCTCTATAAAAGGTATACCAAATGTAAAATGTTTTGGACTTAGAAATATCCCAGATGGAGAGGTTTACACTGCTCCAGTAAGAGAAAGTATAAACGGAATTATCTCTTATAATACTCCATCAAACTATCAAGGATTTACATTTGAAAATATAACTTTTGAATTTAAAGATGGTAAAATTGTAAAAGCTACTGCTAACAACACTGAAAAAATCAATCAAATCTTAGACAGTGACGAGGGTGCTAGATATATAGGTGAGTTTGCTATCGGTGTAAATCCTTATGTATTAAAACCTATGAAAGATACTTTATTTGATGAAAAAATAGCTGGAAGTATTCATCTTACTCCAGGACAAGCTTATAAACAAGCTAACAATGGAAACAAATCAAGTGTTCACTGGGATCTTGTACTTATCCAAAGAGAAGAATGGGGTGGAGGAGAGATCTGGTTTGATGATAAACTTGTAAGAAAAGATGGAATTTTTGTTTTAGATGAATTAAAAGGATTAAATCCTGAAAATCTAAAATAA
- a CDS encoding DNA-processing protein DprA, with protein sequence MYTKEEMIIFSILYSEVILGKFVRQKYDSELLYLLLKTSIAENMSVFNDMEKTSVLEKAGREYIKTYPKKDLGKRMEIIENLFSNFDYDGYMKKAKKELSLAEENNINIVTLLDKNYPKNLKELSVPPFVLYYKGYLPQDRELERSLAIIGTRTPDKKYGNRIAKNLGEILLNRGWWNISGLATGCDEYGHIGSLGATGAILGQGLATDLFPEKNRDLAKKIIENNGFLMSELPPSTKSINIYFVLRNRLQSGLTKGIFVVETSDNSGTLHTVKYSLEQGRETYVLDVREVADLRGEEVVRGNIKLLDEREKIAGNVTISKKLKEKIIGIKKLRDFENILMSKEKSLDINIPVESNKVQEKLW encoded by the coding sequence ATGTATACAAAAGAAGAGATGATAATATTTTCAATACTTTATTCAGAAGTGATATTAGGAAAATTTGTTAGACAAAAATATGATTCAGAGTTGTTATATTTACTACTTAAAACTTCTATAGCTGAGAATATGAGTGTATTTAATGATATGGAAAAAACTTCAGTTTTAGAGAAAGCAGGGAGAGAGTATATAAAAACTTATCCTAAAAAAGATTTGGGAAAAAGAATGGAGATAATAGAAAATCTATTTTCAAATTTTGATTATGATGGATATATGAAAAAAGCTAAAAAAGAACTATCTTTAGCAGAGGAAAACAATATAAATATAGTTACTCTATTAGATAAAAATTATCCTAAAAATCTAAAGGAATTATCTGTTCCACCATTTGTTCTTTACTATAAAGGTTATCTTCCTCAAGATAGAGAATTAGAAAGATCTTTAGCAATAATAGGTACAAGAACACCAGATAAAAAGTATGGAAATAGAATTGCCAAAAATTTAGGAGAGATACTTTTAAATAGAGGTTGGTGGAATATAAGTGGATTGGCAACTGGGTGTGATGAATACGGGCATATAGGTAGCTTAGGGGCAACAGGAGCTATCTTAGGTCAAGGGTTAGCCACAGATCTATTTCCAGAGAAAAATAGAGACTTAGCAAAGAAAATAATAGAAAATAATGGTTTCTTAATGTCAGAGTTGCCACCTAGTACTAAAAGTATAAATATATATTTTGTGTTAAGAAATAGACTTCAATCTGGATTGACAAAGGGGATATTTGTAGTGGAAACTTCTGATAACTCTGGAACTCTGCATACAGTAAAATATTCATTGGAGCAAGGTAGGGAAACATATGTGCTAGATGTTAGAGAGGTAGCAGATTTAAGAGGGGAAGAGGTAGTTAGAGGAAATATAAAGCTTTTAGATGAAAGGGAAAAGATAGCTGGAAATGTAACAATTTCTAAAAAATTAAAGGAAAAAATTATAGGGATAAAGAAGTTAAGAGATTTTGAAAATATTTTGATGAGTAAAGAAAAAAGTTTAGATATAAATATCCCTGTGGAGAGCAATAAAGTTCAAGAAAAGCTATGGTAA
- a CDS encoding polysaccharide deacetylase family protein, whose translation MNILMALSQLEVTGAEVYGVILADELINRGNKVMIVSDTLTKKCKAEYIKLEFNKRGLGNRINQVKTLLKIIRENDIQVVHAHSRASSWSSAIACKIAGIPLITSTHGRQPVHLSRKVFKAFGDLTIPVCENIQTHLINDLGVKPDRSIVLRNPIDTSLYSFEPKEDKKNKKIISIIGRLSGPKGDVAYSLLEVLSTMENFHIRIIGGKDIPEKFIKFKNLENIEFLGYVNDVPNKIKESDIIIGAGRVAVEAILSGRPVIAVGEAKYIGCITPNNLNEGFKSNFGDIDFSSQIIIDSKSLTSNIETALNLTDENLLNLKEMTTDEFDLYKIVDKIEKIYSKTYVEKKKYEIPVIMYHRVVNDESEAGVHGTYITAKKFDEHMRFLKENGYKTITFKELKKLNWRNRFNKEKKLIMLTFDDGYEDNYKIAFPILKKYDFHCIIYLVSHLNFNRWDVEVPNNPEKKFTLMTLDMIKEMQEYGIEFGGHTMTHPKLAHIPLEEARKEILTSKATLEEKLGEKLTSFAYPYGDLNEDVKNIVKESGYDFAVATDSGDISFAEDLFQIRRIGIFPTNNMLNFRRKVKGNYNFIKIKREKRHSNS comes from the coding sequence ATGAATATTCTTATGGCACTTTCTCAGCTTGAAGTAACTGGAGCAGAGGTATATGGAGTTATTTTAGCTGATGAACTTATAAATAGAGGAAACAAAGTTATGATTGTTTCAGATACTCTTACTAAAAAGTGCAAAGCTGAATATATAAAATTAGAATTTAATAAGAGAGGACTTGGAAATAGAATCAATCAAGTTAAAACTCTTTTAAAAATTATAAGAGAAAATGATATTCAAGTGGTTCATGCTCACTCAAGGGCATCTTCTTGGAGTTCTGCCATAGCTTGTAAAATAGCTGGAATACCTCTTATTACCTCTACTCATGGTAGACAACCAGTACATCTAAGCAGAAAGGTCTTTAAAGCATTTGGTGACTTAACAATCCCTGTTTGTGAAAATATACAAACTCATCTTATTAATGATTTAGGGGTTAAACCTGATAGAAGTATAGTTCTAAGAAATCCTATTGACACTTCATTATATAGTTTTGAACCTAAAGAGGATAAAAAGAACAAGAAAATTATATCTATCATTGGAAGATTATCTGGACCTAAAGGAGATGTAGCTTACTCACTACTTGAAGTTCTCTCTACTATGGAAAATTTTCATATTAGAATAATAGGGGGAAAGGATATACCAGAAAAGTTTATTAAATTTAAAAATCTTGAAAATATTGAGTTTTTAGGTTATGTAAATGATGTCCCTAATAAAATTAAAGAATCTGATATTATAATTGGAGCTGGAAGAGTAGCTGTTGAAGCTATTCTTTCAGGTCGTCCAGTTATAGCTGTTGGAGAGGCTAAATATATTGGTTGTATCACTCCTAATAATTTAAATGAAGGATTCAAATCGAATTTTGGAGATATTGATTTTTCAAGCCAAATTATTATAGATAGCAAGAGTTTAACTTCTAATATTGAAACTGCTTTGAATTTAACTGATGAAAATCTATTAAATTTAAAAGAAATGACAACAGATGAGTTTGACTTATATAAAATAGTTGATAAAATCGAAAAGATATATAGCAAAACTTATGTAGAAAAGAAGAAATATGAGATTCCTGTTATAATGTATCACAGAGTTGTAAATGATGAGAGTGAAGCTGGAGTTCACGGAACCTATATAACTGCTAAAAAGTTTGATGAGCATATGAGATTTTTAAAGGAAAATGGATATAAAACTATTACCTTTAAAGAACTTAAAAAATTAAACTGGAGAAATCGTTTTAACAAAGAAAAAAAACTTATTATGCTTACATTTGACGATGGATATGAAGATAATTATAAAATTGCATTTCCTATCTTGAAAAAATACGATTTTCATTGTATTATATATTTAGTATCTCACCTTAATTTCAATAGATGGGATGTAGAAGTACCTAACAATCCAGAAAAAAAATTCACATTGATGACTTTAGATATGATAAAAGAGATGCAAGAGTATGGAATAGAGTTTGGTGGACATACAATGACACATCCAAAACTTGCTCATATACCTCTTGAAGAAGCTAGAAAAGAGATTTTAACTTCTAAAGCTACTTTAGAGGAAAAACTTGGAGAGAAATTAACCTCTTTTGCATATCCATATGGTGATCTAAATGAAGATGTGAAAAATATTGTTAAAGAATCTGGGTATGACTTTGCTGTAGCTACAGATTCTGGAGATATCTCCTTTGCTGAAGATCTATTCCAAATAAGAAGAATAGGGATATTTCCAACTAATAATATGTTAAATTTTAGAAGGAAAGTAAAAGGAAATTATAATTTTATAAAAATAAAAAGAGAAAAGAGACATTCTAACTCTTAA
- a CDS encoding MipA/OmpV family protein, with protein sequence MKKIILTLAALAICSTATLAQENKFSVGMGVGTTNHFYHGDEITFPTPFFDVRYDNFFITGANIGYDVYNEDSVTLSLFVNPFDGFPIKASKLDHEYDSIDERKTQIALGAIAAYDLPAYDMTALVSFSGGERGFKGEASLVKPYNFGSFTLIPSVSATFYSEDYTDYYFGIDSDERGGKIKDSYSPSSAYSLGINLAAEYYLTEKITLLAFLSADKFSSEIGDSPIIDNSTLLKMGVGAKYSF encoded by the coding sequence ATGAAAAAAATCATTTTAACTTTAGCTGCTCTTGCTATATGTTCAACTGCAACTTTAGCTCAAGAGAATAAATTTAGTGTTGGTATGGGTGTTGGAACTACTAACCACTTTTATCACGGAGATGAAATAACTTTCCCAACTCCATTCTTTGATGTAAGATATGATAACTTCTTCATAACTGGAGCAAACATCGGATATGATGTTTACAACGAAGATAGTGTTACTCTATCTCTATTTGTTAATCCATTTGATGGATTCCCTATTAAAGCTAGTAAATTGGATCATGAATATGATTCAATAGATGAAAGAAAAACTCAAATAGCTCTTGGGGCAATTGCTGCTTATGACCTACCAGCTTATGATATGACTGCATTAGTTTCATTCTCTGGTGGAGAAAGAGGATTTAAAGGAGAAGCTAGTTTAGTTAAACCTTACAACTTTGGTAGCTTTACTTTAATACCATCAGTTTCAGCTACTTTCTACTCTGAAGATTACACTGACTACTATTTTGGTATTGATAGTGATGAACGTGGTGGAAAAATTAAAGATTCTTACTCACCAAGCAGTGCTTACTCTTTAGGAATAAACCTTGCTGCTGAATACTATCTAACTGAGAAGATTACTCTTCTTGCATTCCTATCTGCTGATAAATTCTCATCAGAAATTGGAGATTCTCCTATCATAGATAATAGCACTCTATTAAAAATGGGAGTTGGAGCTAAATACTCATTCTAG
- the cas2 gene encoding CRISPR-associated endonuclease Cas2: MNYILTYDISNNKIRKRVSDLLIDKGFIRVQRSVFIGEIFGNKIQAILEEINIQLKTDTDSLLCMPINKEEYLRSYKYGCIPNYNLYKEDVLYI, encoded by the coding sequence ATGAATTATATATTAACTTATGATATAAGTAACAACAAAATAAGAAAGAGAGTTTCAGACTTACTTATAGATAAAGGATTTATAAGGGTACAACGTTCTGTTTTCATAGGAGAAATTTTCGGAAATAAAATTCAAGCTATTTTAGAAGAGATAAATATTCAGCTTAAAACAGATACAGATAGTTTATTATGTATGCCAATAAATAAAGAGGAGTATTTAAGAAGTTATAAATATGGTTGTATACCAAATTATAATCTATACAAAGAAGATGTACTTTATATATAA
- a CDS encoding GDSL-type esterase/lipase family protein: protein MKKVIILGDSIVEWNKKLSYINYGQAGYRTRDVFWQLEELENLDGDLGILMVGVNDILCGYEIEYTLDYYKKCVDEMRKKFKKILLISMLPTDDIRVNRGSLLLNKKLKELYTKDFFDIYDNFLEKDLISPKYTTDGIHLNHCGYELLNFLIENKVDKILYYPTIEEGEKELAEAGKLNPGRWIGHSKNAGLACKKIAEHCPHLDSEKAYLVGLLHDIGRRIGIVQEKHMIEGYKYCMSKGWNKLAQTAISHGFMLKDIKTSVGKWDVSEEDYLLAKKIIDEAEYDDYDKLIQMCDSLALPDRFCLLETRFVDVALRYGVNEYTTKKWKKILEIKDYFDKVTGKDIYEILGVK, encoded by the coding sequence ATGAAAAAAGTTATTATATTAGGAGATAGTATTGTTGAATGGAATAAAAAACTTTCATATATAAATTATGGACAAGCAGGTTATAGAACTAGAGACGTTTTTTGGCAATTGGAAGAACTTGAAAATTTAGATGGAGACCTAGGAATATTAATGGTTGGAGTTAATGATATTTTATGTGGGTATGAGATAGAGTATACTTTAGATTATTATAAAAAATGTGTAGATGAAATGAGAAAAAAATTTAAAAAGATATTGTTGATAAGCATGCTTCCAACTGATGATATTAGAGTAAATAGAGGATCGCTACTTTTAAATAAAAAATTAAAGGAATTATACACAAAAGATTTTTTTGATATTTACGATAATTTTTTAGAAAAAGATTTAATATCACCTAAATATACAACTGATGGTATTCACTTAAACCATTGTGGTTATGAGTTATTAAACTTTTTAATTGAAAATAAAGTTGATAAAATCTTATACTATCCAACTATTGAAGAGGGAGAAAAAGAGTTAGCAGAGGCAGGAAAGTTGAATCCGGGTAGGTGGATTGGACATTCTAAGAATGCAGGACTTGCTTGTAAAAAAATTGCTGAGCATTGCCCTCACTTAGATAGTGAAAAAGCGTATCTTGTAGGGTTGCTACATGATATTGGACGTAGAATAGGGATTGTGCAAGAGAAACATATGATTGAGGGATATAAATATTGTATGTCAAAGGGTTGGAATAAATTAGCTCAAACTGCTATTTCTCATGGATTTATGTTGAAAGATATAAAAACATCAGTTGGTAAATGGGATGTTTCTGAAGAGGATTATCTTTTAGCTAAAAAAATAATAGATGAGGCAGAGTATGATGATTACGATAAATTGATACAAATGTGTGATAGCTTAGCTCTTCCAGATAGATTTTGTTTGTTAGAAACTAGATTTGTAGATGTGGCATTGAGATATGGTGTCAATGAATATACAACTAAAAAATGGAAAAAGATTCTAGAGATTAAAGATTACTTTGATAAAGTGACTGGAAAAGATATTTATGAGATATTAGGGGTTAAATAA
- the cas1 gene encoding CRISPR-associated endonuclease Cas1 — translation MELYISRNGAKISKVKESFRVKSDEQEYILSSEKIKSIILESECSLTSGVIRLAFEKDIPIIITDIYGNIMGQFYKSNGTKNGKLKKEQYKFFSSDNGMEIAKEWVIEKILNQKIHLEKLLKRRKKSTEALSIFNNYFKKIEENKGNTDKNRDMIMGFEGITSRIYFRTISEIMEKKWKFEKREHQNAKEPYNIVLNYMFGILYRKLETLLLQEGFDTTVGILHTEGNNKLPLLYDFIEKYRILALEGVFDLFNSKEIKDSFFEGETSKKLTTEGKYVISSYFNNIFSSGREYRGKKYIIDDIIKFELKKLKNVILEVQI, via the coding sequence ATGGAACTTTATATTTCAAGAAATGGAGCAAAAATATCAAAAGTCAAAGAGAGTTTTCGTGTAAAAAGTGATGAACAAGAATATATTTTATCTTCGGAAAAAATTAAAAGCATTATTTTAGAAAGTGAATGTTCACTTACTTCAGGAGTTATAAGACTAGCATTTGAAAAAGATATTCCAATAATTATTACTGATATTTACGGAAATATTATGGGGCAATTTTATAAGAGCAATGGAACAAAAAATGGTAAATTAAAAAAAGAGCAATACAAATTTTTTTCTAGTGATAATGGAATGGAAATTGCTAAAGAATGGGTAATAGAAAAAATTTTAAATCAAAAAATTCATTTGGAAAAACTATTAAAAAGAAGAAAAAAATCTACAGAGGCTTTATCAATTTTTAATAATTATTTTAAAAAAATTGAAGAAAACAAAGGAAATACTGATAAAAATAGAGATATGATAATGGGGTTTGAGGGTATTACTAGCAGAATATATTTTAGAACAATTTCAGAAATAATGGAAAAAAAATGGAAATTTGAAAAAAGAGAACATCAAAATGCAAAAGAGCCATATAATATTGTTTTAAATTATATGTTTGGAATACTTTATAGAAAACTTGAAACTTTACTTCTTCAAGAGGGGTTTGATACAACTGTTGGAATATTGCATACAGAGGGAAACAATAAATTGCCTCTATTATATGACTTTATTGAAAAATATAGAATACTTGCTTTAGAAGGAGTTTTTGATCTATTTAATTCTAAAGAAATAAAAGATAGCTTTTTTGAGGGGGAAACATCAAAAAAATTAACAACAGAGGGAAAATATGTAATTAGCAGTTATTTTAATAATATTTTTAGCTCTGGAAGGGAGTATAGAGGAAAAAAATATATTATAGATGATATTATAAAATTTGAACTAAAAAAATTAAAAAATGTGATTTTGGAGGTGCAAATATGA
- a CDS encoding GrdX family protein — protein MDFIIITNNNKVFNFYKETNQVFYFQKLDFLEILNKVREEIYQGRKLLSDPIMYNLENVENPFKSIALSKETCDDEDQKRLIDSVIGIAKKIPSRKDFSEFDDMTLEGFRFVDLNILRDGIKDFSL, from the coding sequence ATGGATTTTATTATTATCACAAATAACAACAAGGTTTTTAATTTCTATAAAGAAACAAATCAAGTTTTCTATTTTCAAAAATTAGATTTTTTAGAAATCTTAAACAAGGTAAGGGAGGAAATTTATCAAGGGCGTAAACTTCTTTCAGACCCTATTATGTACAATCTTGAAAATGTTGAAAACCCTTTTAAGTCTATTGCTCTTTCTAAAGAGACTTGTGACGATGAAGATCAAAAAAGATTGATTGATAGTGTTATTGGAATTGCTAAAAAAATTCCTAGTAGAAAAGATTTTTCAGAATTTGATGATATGACTCTTGAGGGATTTAGATTTGTAGATTTGAACATACTTAGAGATGGAATAAAAGATTTCAGCCTTTAA